In Natronomonas halophila, one DNA window encodes the following:
- a CDS encoding transporter: MVLDTAMYIIHSAFAALWTGSVLFAVWSVLPLAMDGEVSPEAFGSIVSKLQWVTRGSAVLLFISGGHLAGTLYTAESLTGSGGGHLVLTMLALWLALAAAVEIGSAKAQRGVDEKKIREPARAARSFYLAAAVFAAGLLLVAGLLGVASRYGLPF; the protein is encoded by the coding sequence ATGGTTCTGGATACCGCGATGTATATCATCCATAGCGCGTTCGCAGCGTTGTGGACCGGGTCGGTGCTGTTCGCCGTCTGGTCGGTGCTCCCGCTGGCGATGGACGGCGAGGTGTCACCGGAAGCCTTCGGTAGTATCGTCTCAAAACTCCAGTGGGTGACCCGCGGCAGCGCCGTGTTGCTATTTATCAGTGGCGGCCACCTCGCGGGGACGCTGTATACCGCCGAAAGCCTGACCGGCAGCGGCGGCGGCCATCTCGTGTTGACGATGCTGGCGCTGTGGCTGGCCCTTGCTGCTGCCGTCGAAATCGGGAGCGCGAAAGCCCAGCGCGGCGTCGACGAGAAGAAGATTCGCGAACCCGCACGCGCGGCTCGGTCCTTCTACCTCGCGGCGGCCGTCTTCGCTGCTGGCCTGCTGCTCGTGGCCGGCCTCCTCGGCGTCGCCAGCCGATACGGCCTCCCGTTCTGA